In the genome of Acidobacteriota bacterium, one region contains:
- a CDS encoding SDR family oxidoreductase, translating into MKALVTGGGGFIGSNLVEALLLRGIDVRVLDNFATGRRENLAEAEEWARRGGASFELLCGDVRDAGDAAAAVAGCEWVFHEAALPSVARSVEDPLGSHQVNVDGTLTMLLAARDAGVRRFVFASSSSVYGDSPTLPKVETQPPAPISPYGLDKLAAESYCALFHRLYGLPTVALRYFNVFGPRQDPASEYAAVIPRFIARMAAGKAPTIYGDGGQTRDFSYVENVVQANLKAAEAPESACGRAYNIACGQRVSLLELVARLGRLLEVEIEPEHTDPRPGDIRHSLADIGAAREALGYEPSVTLDEGLARTIAWFTRAPGTA; encoded by the coding sequence GTGAAGGCCCTGGTGACGGGAGGGGGAGGATTCATCGGGTCGAACCTCGTGGAGGCTCTCCTGCTCCGCGGGATCGACGTCCGCGTGCTGGACAACTTCGCCACCGGCCGCCGCGAGAACCTCGCCGAGGCGGAGGAATGGGCGCGCCGCGGCGGCGCCTCGTTCGAGCTGCTCTGCGGCGACGTGCGCGACGCGGGCGACGCCGCGGCGGCCGTCGCCGGGTGCGAGTGGGTCTTCCACGAGGCGGCGCTTCCCTCCGTGGCGCGCTCGGTGGAGGATCCGCTCGGCTCCCATCAGGTGAACGTGGACGGGACGTTGACCATGCTGCTGGCGGCGCGGGACGCGGGCGTCCGCCGGTTCGTCTTCGCCTCTTCCTCCTCGGTCTACGGCGATTCTCCCACGCTGCCGAAGGTCGAAACGCAGCCGCCGGCGCCGATCTCGCCGTACGGTCTCGACAAGCTCGCCGCGGAGAGCTACTGCGCCCTGTTCCACCGGCTCTACGGCCTGCCGACGGTGGCCCTGCGCTACTTCAACGTGTTCGGCCCGCGGCAGGATCCCGCCTCGGAGTACGCCGCGGTCATCCCGCGGTTCATCGCCCGCATGGCTGCCGGAAAAGCCCCGACGATCTACGGGGACGGCGGCCAGACCCGCGACTTTTCGTACGTGGAGAACGTCGTCCAGGCGAACCTCAAGGCGGCCGAGGCGCCGGAGAGCGCGTGCGGCCGAGCCTACAACATCGCGTGCGGGCAGCGGGTCTCCCTCCTCGAGCTGGTCGCCCGCCTCGGCCGGCTGCTCGAGGTCGAGATCGAGCCGGAGCACACCGACCCGCGACCGGGCGACATCCGCCACTCGCTGGCCGACATCGGCGCCGCGCGGGAGGCGCTCGGGTACGAGCCGAGCGTCACCCTCGACGAGGGGCTGGCCCGCACCATCGCCTGGTTCACCCGCGCGCCGGGGACCGCCTGA
- a CDS encoding mannose-1-phosphate guanylyltransferase gives MSTFPLDAAFVLAGGAGKRLWPWSGPDLPKPLLPLGGGGRTLLAATLDRLEGLVAPGGVRLLAPASLAPRLAAAEPRAAGLEIWHEPSPRDTGPAIALAMRRLLEAAPDAVAAVLPADHRVEELGRFRAALSA, from the coding sequence ATGTCCACCTTTCCCCTCGACGCGGCGTTCGTTCTCGCCGGCGGCGCGGGGAAGCGGCTGTGGCCCTGGAGCGGCCCCGATCTGCCGAAGCCGCTGCTGCCGCTGGGGGGCGGGGGACGCACCCTTCTCGCGGCCACGCTCGACCGGCTGGAGGGGCTCGTCGCCCCGGGCGGCGTCCGGCTGCTCGCCCCGGCCTCCCTCGCGCCGCGCCTCGCCGCGGCGGAACCCCGCGCGGCCGGACTCGAGATCTGGCACGAGCCCTCCCCCCGCGACACGGGGCCCGCGATCGCCCTGGCGATGCGGCGGCTCCTGGAGGCGGCGCCCGATGCGGTGGCGGCGGTGCTGCCCGCCGACCACAGGGTCGAGGAGCTCGGGCGATTCCGCGCCGCGCTTTCGGCCG